Proteins from one Sabethes cyaneus chromosome 2, idSabCyanKW18_F2, whole genome shotgun sequence genomic window:
- the LOC128738431 gene encoding pyruvate dehydrogenase E1 component subunit alpha type II, mitochondrial-like isoform X1 yields MGLLKWVKTIFRAGTGTAGGVYSDKIARPAAVSVPVLSSSPADNTFDAVKKVLTTPAQSNGYATEATFETRAFKLHNLDEGPATTVTITKQDALTYYGQMYTIRRMETAAGNLYKEKVIRGFCHLYSGQEATAVGIRAAMRPEDSCITAYRCHGWTFLMGVPIAGVLTELTGRQSGSARGKGGSMHMYAKNFYGGNGIVGAQVPLGVGIAFAAKYNGTKGVCVAAYGDGAANQGQLFEVYNMAKLWNSPCIFVCENNGYGMGTSAERASANVNYYTRGDTVPGIWVDGMDVLAVREATRFAIDHCNSGKGPILLESATYRYSGHSMSDPGTSYRSRDEIAEVRQTRDPITSLREKILHNELATPEELKEIESKIRGEVDAATKLAKADKEIALDELCADVYAKPDNLTTIRNVIPNSELSHKRVGKAVNM; encoded by the exons ATGGGACTTCTCAAGTGGGTTAAAACCATTTTCCGTGCCGGAACCGGAACGGCGGGTGGTGTTTATAGTGATAAAATAGCCCGTCCTGCTGCGGTTTCAGTGCCAGTGTTGAGCTCATCACCAGCTGACAACACTTTTGACGCAGTGAAG AAAGTACTGACGACTCCAGCACAGAGCAATGGATATGCTACGGAAGCTACTTTCGAGACCAGG gcattcaaactgcataacCTTGATGAGGGTCCGGCAACGACGGTTACCATTACTAAACAGGATGCCTTGACGTACTACGGTCAGATGTACACAATTCGACGAATGGAAACGGCTGCCGGCAATCTCTACAAGGAGAAAGTCATTCGAGGATTTTGTCACCTCTATTCTGGACAAGAAGCGACCGCCGTCGGTATACGGGCCGCTATGCGTCCGGAAGATAGCTGCATTACCGCTTACAGATGCCACGGCTGGACTTTCCTTATGGGAGTTCCGATAGCCGGTGTGCTGACGGAGCTTACTGGACGGCAAAGCGGAAGTGCTCGTGGAAAAGGCGGCAGTATGCATatgtatgcgaaaaacttctaTGGCGGAAATGGTATAGTTGGGGCGCAGGTGCCGCTCGGAGTGGGTATCGCTTTCGCAGCTAAGTACAACGGCACGAAAGGTGTTTGTGTTGCAGCGTATGGAGATGGTGCAGCAAATCAAGGTCAATTGTTCGAGGTCTATAATATGGCTAAATTGTGGAATTCGCCGTGTATTTTTGTCTGCGAAAATAATGGATACGGTATGGGAACCAGTGCTGAACGTGCTTCTGCCAATGTGAATTACTATACCCGCGGGGATACTGTCCCTGGAATTTGGGTGGACGGAATGGATGTCCTAGCAGTGCGGGAAGCCACTCGTTTCGCTATTGATCACTGCAATAGCGGTAAAGGTCCAATTCTTTTGGAAAGTGCTACCTACCGTTATTCAGGCCATTCCATGTCTGACCCGGGAACCAGCTATCGTTCGCGAGATGAAATCGCAGAAGTTCGTCAGACCCGTGATCCAATTACTTCATTGCGGGAGAAAATCCTCCACAACGAGCTGGCGACACCCGAAGAGCTGAAAGAAATTGAATCGAAAATCCGTGGCGAAGTAGACGCTGCTACAAAACTTGCTAAGGCAGACAAAGAGATCGCTCTAGATGAACTGTGCGCCGATGTCTATGCCAAGCCGGACAACCTAACCACCATCCGAAATGTTATTCCAAATTCTGAACTGTCTCACAAGCGCGTAGGAAAGGCAGTCAACATGTAA
- the LOC128738431 gene encoding pyruvate dehydrogenase E1 component subunit alpha type II, mitochondrial-like isoform X2, whose translation MLSNVAKSVVQRGLFGNLKVLTTPAQSNGYATEATFETRAFKLHNLDEGPATTVTITKQDALTYYGQMYTIRRMETAAGNLYKEKVIRGFCHLYSGQEATAVGIRAAMRPEDSCITAYRCHGWTFLMGVPIAGVLTELTGRQSGSARGKGGSMHMYAKNFYGGNGIVGAQVPLGVGIAFAAKYNGTKGVCVAAYGDGAANQGQLFEVYNMAKLWNSPCIFVCENNGYGMGTSAERASANVNYYTRGDTVPGIWVDGMDVLAVREATRFAIDHCNSGKGPILLESATYRYSGHSMSDPGTSYRSRDEIAEVRQTRDPITSLREKILHNELATPEELKEIESKIRGEVDAATKLAKADKEIALDELCADVYAKPDNLTTIRNVIPNSELSHKRVGKAVNM comes from the exons ATGCTCTCCAAcgttgcaaagtctgtcgttcAACGGGGACTATTCGGTAATCTG AAAGTACTGACGACTCCAGCACAGAGCAATGGATATGCTACGGAAGCTACTTTCGAGACCAGG gcattcaaactgcataacCTTGATGAGGGTCCGGCAACGACGGTTACCATTACTAAACAGGATGCCTTGACGTACTACGGTCAGATGTACACAATTCGACGAATGGAAACGGCTGCCGGCAATCTCTACAAGGAGAAAGTCATTCGAGGATTTTGTCACCTCTATTCTGGACAAGAAGCGACCGCCGTCGGTATACGGGCCGCTATGCGTCCGGAAGATAGCTGCATTACCGCTTACAGATGCCACGGCTGGACTTTCCTTATGGGAGTTCCGATAGCCGGTGTGCTGACGGAGCTTACTGGACGGCAAAGCGGAAGTGCTCGTGGAAAAGGCGGCAGTATGCATatgtatgcgaaaaacttctaTGGCGGAAATGGTATAGTTGGGGCGCAGGTGCCGCTCGGAGTGGGTATCGCTTTCGCAGCTAAGTACAACGGCACGAAAGGTGTTTGTGTTGCAGCGTATGGAGATGGTGCAGCAAATCAAGGTCAATTGTTCGAGGTCTATAATATGGCTAAATTGTGGAATTCGCCGTGTATTTTTGTCTGCGAAAATAATGGATACGGTATGGGAACCAGTGCTGAACGTGCTTCTGCCAATGTGAATTACTATACCCGCGGGGATACTGTCCCTGGAATTTGGGTGGACGGAATGGATGTCCTAGCAGTGCGGGAAGCCACTCGTTTCGCTATTGATCACTGCAATAGCGGTAAAGGTCCAATTCTTTTGGAAAGTGCTACCTACCGTTATTCAGGCCATTCCATGTCTGACCCGGGAACCAGCTATCGTTCGCGAGATGAAATCGCAGAAGTTCGTCAGACCCGTGATCCAATTACTTCATTGCGGGAGAAAATCCTCCACAACGAGCTGGCGACACCCGAAGAGCTGAAAGAAATTGAATCGAAAATCCGTGGCGAAGTAGACGCTGCTACAAAACTTGCTAAGGCAGACAAAGAGATCGCTCTAGATGAACTGTGCGCCGATGTCTATGCCAAGCCGGACAACCTAACCACCATCCGAAATGTTATTCCAAATTCTGAACTGTCTCACAAGCGCGTAGGAAAGGCAGTCAACATGTAA